The sequence CTACGAATTACTGTCTGGAGTTTAAAAATAAATCTTTTTATTTTTTTATATGGTTGGATAAGTCTTCCTTATATCTTATCCAGAAGAAGTAGTTGAATGGTTAGCTAAACTTATTTAATATTGTCATTAAAATTTTATGGTATAATAGTATCAAGTCGAGAGCAAAAATTGCCATGAGTTGGCATAAGTAGAAAACGATACTTAGACCCAATCTTGAGAGTTAAAGTTGTTGATGTTTAAATACTTGTGTCTAAAATGAATAAAATTAAAAAAAATATTGTAGCTTTAAACTGTATAAAAATGGATATTGTTTATTTCTTATTACAGCATATAAGGTTTCGCCAACATCACTGACAGACTTTAACATCTTGCACTTTGGATTTCTATTCATTTTGACATTTTACTAAATATATTTACGTAAATAGTGAAGGAGAAATGATAAAATATGAAATAATAAAATTTGTAACCACTAATAAATTGCTATTATGAAAAACAAGTTTATTCTTTTACTATTAATTTTGTTAAGCTCAGCCTGCACCAAAAAGACCACAGTAAATGAGTCCGAGAACACAACTGCAAGTGACACTGCAATTTCCAATTTTAAGCCCGCAAATATTCAGGAACAGATTCTATATCAGCGCGGAATAGAAGCTGCTATTTGGGGCATGCCGGCAGTAAATTTTCAGCTGATGGCTGATGCTTTTTTTAAAATCAATGGAAAAGACAATCAGGTCGTAATCTGGCCAAAACTGTTGGACTGGAAAAATCAGACTTTGACTCCAAATCCGGACGTGATTTATTTAATGCCCTTTTTCAATACAGAAAAAACAGGACCAGTTGTGCTTGAAATTCCGCCTGCAGATGGTGGCGTATTTAATGGAAGCATTATGACCTATTGGCAGAATTCTCTTGAAGATGTTGGTCCCGGAGGAGTTGATAAAGGCAAGGGAGGGAAATACTTATTTCTTCCTCCAGGCTATGATAGGGGTAAAATCCCGTCGGGGTATATCCCATTACAGTCAGATACTTATAGAGGTTATGCGCTGTTGAGATCCGTTTTGAAGAGCGGCAGTGCTGAGGATGTAGCCGCTGCTGTTGAGTATTCCAAACGTATAAAGGTTTATCCGTTAAGTGAGGCTTCAAAAAATCCAGCGACTGTTTTTGTGGATGCCAGCGAAAAAGTCTTTGACTCAGCTATTCCATATGATATCAGTTTTTATGAATCCTTAAACAGAATTGTACAATCTGAGCCTTGGCTGGAAAGGGACAGGGCCCAGATTGATATTCTAAAAACGGTTGGCATACAACGAGGAAAATCTTTTAATCCTGATGCTAGAACTAAAGAGATTCTTACAGCATCAGTGAAGGCAGCGAGAGAATGGCTGAATGTCAATCTTGAGGCTATGCCTCCTTTTTATAGAGATACACACTGGGTTTTTCCTGCGACGAAAGATTTTGCTGATAATATTAAAAATAACTATGATGTTGCTGAATCCTATCCAGTAGACAACAGGGGCCTTGTATATATGATCATTTTTTTCAGTGCCAAGCATATTGGAGAATCCCAGTATTATCTGATACAGATTGTCGATAAGCAGGGAAATGTTTTAGATGGAAAAAGTTCTTATAAACTCCACGTGCCTGCCAATGTGCCGGTAAAACAATATTGGTCAATGACGGTTTACAATCGTGAAACCCATACTTTCATTAAAAATGCCAAGCGTGTAGGTCGCTCTTCACAGAGTCCCGGGCTTAAAACCAACAGCGACGGTTCTGTAGACCTTTATTTTGGCCCAGAAGCGCCTGAATCCGGCGAATCGAATTGGATTCCAACGGATCCTAAAGGAAAATTTGAAATTTTAGCACGTTTTTACGGTCCTACTCCGAAGCTGTATGATCAGAGCTGGAAATTAAATGACGTTGAAAAAATCAAATAATTAAGGGGTTATTTTTTAAAATTTTAAGGATGAAGAATAAACTGATTTTGATGATTGCAATTCTTGCACTGGCATCCTGCAATCAGAATAAAGGCGATAAAAATGGAGCATTATCTTCTGAAGAAACTAATGCTGATACTGAAGGCAAATTTTCAGATTCACTGCCTCCTGGCCCAGATGTAAATGTGAAGATTACAGAATCTTATGCAAGACTGGTCGCAAGAGATGCCTATTTCTGGGCATGGCCGATGGAAAACATCTATAACCGCCGCCTTGCTTTCAAGCAGTCGCCTAAAGTCGGCCTTATGAATGGCGTACTGCCATTTGCGCCATTAAATTCTTTGGCAATGCTTCATGATTATATCAAGCCTGAGCAGCGCTGGGTAGCCTGTCCGAATCAGGATGTGGTTTATGGAGCGGCCATTGCCGCCCTTGATGAAACTCCGGTTGTAATTCAGGTTCCGGATTTCGGCGAGCGCTTCTGGGTATATCAGGTGGTGGATCTGCGCACAGATGCTTTTGCGCAGCTTGGGAAGATGTATGGCACGAAGCCTGGGTTTTACATGCTGGCGGGTCCCCAATGGAAAGGAAAGGTGCCTAAAGGAATCACTAAAGTATTCTATAGCAAGACAGGAACAGCCTTTATTGTACCTAGAGTTTTTCAGGATGATACGCCCTCAGATAAAAATGCAGTCCAGGCCATAATTAATTCTATTGATGTCTATGCGCTGGATAAATTTGACGGAAAAATGAAACAGCAGGACTGGAGCAGGCTTCCATCCTTAGGTTCGCCGACAAAAGATGGCGGATCTGAAGAAACGAAATGGGTCTTTCCGGATACCTTTTTCGACCAGCTTGCTGTGGTATTGAAAGACGCACCTCCATTACCCGGCGAGGAAGCTCGTTACGCACAGGTACTGGCTGTAATCGAAGCGGCAAAGAAAGATCCTGCATTGAAAAAAGCGATGATTGAGGAAGCCCATAAGGCAGACAAGGAACTGGTTGATCCATTGCTGCAATTCCGCAATTGGGGAATACCTCTTGCAGGGAACTGGACCACTGCCGATAACTGTGCTGCTTTCGGAACGGATTATTTCACACGTACAGCCATAGCAAAATCCAATATACTGGTAAATGCAGGAAAGGAAACAAAATATTTTTATCAGGATCTCGATTCAAAAGGAGTTAGACTGAATGGTTCTAAACAGTATACCCTGACATTTGCAAAAGGCAACCTCCCGCCTGTAGACGGCTTCTGGTCCCTCACGCTTTATGACGAGTATCACTTTTTCTATCCCAATGCCATAAAACGCTATTCGGTTGGAACCAAAAACAGGGATTTAAAGTATAATGCCGATGGCTCGCTTACCTTATACGTGCAGCATGCGGAGCCGCAAGGGGACAAAAAATCCAATTGGCTGCCAAGCCCTGCAGATGATTTCTGTTTATATTTCAGATGCTACGGCCCAAAGCAGTCCGTTATTAAAAATCAATGGACGCCTCCGTCTGTAGTAAAAATTTAATTTCAGTCAAAAAGAGAAAGTAAAGGAAAAAATTATTTTAAGTTGATTATATAGTAAAAATAAATAAAAAATGGCGCCAATTGTCTTCAATTGGCGCCATTTGGCGTTGTGACGGGGACAGGACAAATTACAACATCATTTTTGGATGATTTGAAGAGATTGGCTTACTATATGTAGTGTCTGTCTTCCATTGGCTATGTAAATTTGGTTTAGATGTCCTGTTGGGGATTGATGTAAAAATCTGTTTAATTCCAAAATAATTCGTAGATAAATATTCTAAGATAATTGTTTATTTAAAAATAGACACATGGAAAATTTATAGCAAAAAGAAATCAAGTATAATTGGGCAAAAAAACAAATGGTTACAATTATCTCAGTAGACTTAATTTAAGAGAAAAGGCAATTAGTGATTCTTTGTCAGTTGATAAAATTCCTAACTTCGTTTTTATTATAATTGCAAAACCAAAATTTGTAAAAAAACTGACTGTAATAATGACTTCGAAATTTATTTTATTTTTTATTTTAACATTAACAACTTGTTTTAGCCAAAATATTACGGATCCTTTGCCAACCGCTGAAAAAGAACTTAATGAATGCATTAAAGCCAATAGCAAGGAAGAGTTAAATTGCAGAAAAGAATACTATCATGAACTTCAGTTCTGGGAAACAGAAGTTTTTAATGCTGTTTTAGAAATTGTTTATGGAAATAGAACTGAAGAAGAAAGAGCAGCATTTGAAAAAAAACAAGCGGAATGGAAAGAGACAACATATTATTATTTTGCAAAGACCATGAAGGAGTTTCAAGTGAAGCATCCTGGTAAATTTGTGTGGGATAATGATTCTGCTTTAAAACTCGATGCCAGAATCTTTTATCAAAAAAATGCCAAATATTATACAGATAGGATTTCTTATTTATTAAGTTTAGTAAAAAAGAAATAAAGGTTGTCAGACAAAATTTACTAATTTTAAAAAATAAAAAGGTTGTTAATTACAAATAGCTATTCATCAAAAAAGAGTAAAAAACAGAGAATTTATTTTACTGTATTCTCATTTATTTTGCCTTTTTTCAATACAATCTTGGCTCAAGATGCAAATAAATACACATTAATTCCTGATATTAATTTTGAAAAAGCTTTAAGGGATTCTGGTTATGATGATGGTGTACCAGACGGAAAAGTTCTTACTGCTGATATTGCAAAAGTAACGGAACTTCATCTTAGAAATCGTGATATAAAAGATTTAACCGGTATAAATGATTTTGTTTCATTAAAGAAACTAATTTGTTTAGAAAATAAGCTAACCAAGTTGGATTTATCTGATAATTTGGCATTAACCACTTTGAATTGTGAAGAAAACAAATTAACCATATTGAATATTAGCAGAAATGAAGCTCTGATATCTTTGAATTGTTCAAATAACAGGATAACTGCATTAGATTTAAAGCAAAGTGTGAAATTGACATCTTTAAGTTGTGAGAGAAATCAATTAGATGAACTAGATGTTTCTAAAAATATAAGTTTGCGTGAATTGCGATGCGGAA comes from Flavobacterium sp. KACC 22761 and encodes:
- a CDS encoding DUF1254 domain-containing protein — its product is MKNKLILMIAILALASCNQNKGDKNGALSSEETNADTEGKFSDSLPPGPDVNVKITESYARLVARDAYFWAWPMENIYNRRLAFKQSPKVGLMNGVLPFAPLNSLAMLHDYIKPEQRWVACPNQDVVYGAAIAALDETPVVIQVPDFGERFWVYQVVDLRTDAFAQLGKMYGTKPGFYMLAGPQWKGKVPKGITKVFYSKTGTAFIVPRVFQDDTPSDKNAVQAIINSIDVYALDKFDGKMKQQDWSRLPSLGSPTKDGGSEETKWVFPDTFFDQLAVVLKDAPPLPGEEARYAQVLAVIEAAKKDPALKKAMIEEAHKADKELVDPLLQFRNWGIPLAGNWTTADNCAAFGTDYFTRTAIAKSNILVNAGKETKYFYQDLDSKGVRLNGSKQYTLTFAKGNLPPVDGFWSLTLYDEYHFFYPNAIKRYSVGTKNRDLKYNADGSLTLYVQHAEPQGDKKSNWLPSPADDFCLYFRCYGPKQSVIKNQWTPPSVVKI
- a CDS encoding DUF1254 domain-containing protein; protein product: MLSSACTKKTTVNESENTTASDTAISNFKPANIQEQILYQRGIEAAIWGMPAVNFQLMADAFFKINGKDNQVVIWPKLLDWKNQTLTPNPDVIYLMPFFNTEKTGPVVLEIPPADGGVFNGSIMTYWQNSLEDVGPGGVDKGKGGKYLFLPPGYDRGKIPSGYIPLQSDTYRGYALLRSVLKSGSAEDVAAAVEYSKRIKVYPLSEASKNPATVFVDASEKVFDSAIPYDISFYESLNRIVQSEPWLERDRAQIDILKTVGIQRGKSFNPDARTKEILTASVKAAREWLNVNLEAMPPFYRDTHWVFPATKDFADNIKNNYDVAESYPVDNRGLVYMIIFFSAKHIGESQYYLIQIVDKQGNVLDGKSSYKLHVPANVPVKQYWSMTVYNRETHTFIKNAKRVGRSSQSPGLKTNSDGSVDLYFGPEAPESGESNWIPTDPKGKFEILARFYGPTPKLYDQSWKLNDVEKIK